In Malus sylvestris chromosome 16, drMalSylv7.2, whole genome shotgun sequence, the following are encoded in one genomic region:
- the LOC126607991 gene encoding uncharacterized protein LOC126607991, which translates to MHDSIGIPACFTAGTPRPADDPTPTGVIRSGQSVFMSVYSTKIAGRCRLITVTWCKNLLLHGLSVSVQGQNRDEEYRCKVELKPWYFWRKQGSKQFTVDGITVDVVWDLKAAKFNGETEPQSDYYVAIVCEEEVVLLVGDQKKDAFRKTGCRPSLIEPILVSRREHLFGKRKFSTRIKFHEKENFHEILIECSNGSDGSDPELEIKIDGIQAVRVKRLHWKFRGNDCVDVNRNRVEVFWDVHDWLFCSGPRHGMFIFKPVSAEHTAEPPSLSAVDQSLTEKVGSGVVVEHDNAGGASSVFSLFVYAWRVE; encoded by the coding sequence ATGCACGATTCAATTGGAATTCCGGCCTGCTTCACAGCCGGCACTCCAAGGCCGGCCGACGATCCAACCCCAACCGGCGTGATCAGGTCGGGGCAGAGCGTGTTCATGTCAGTGTACAGCACAAAGATAGCCGGCCGGTGCCGGCTGATCACCGTCACCTGGTGCAAGAATCTGTTACTCCACGGCCTCTCTGTTTCGGTGCAAGGCCAGAACAGAGACGAAGAGTACCGGTGCAAAGTTGAGCTCAAGCCGTGGTACTTCTGGCGCAAGCAAGGCTCCAAGCAATTCACGGTGGACGGCATCACCGTGGACGTCGTCTGGGACCTCAAGGCCGCCAAATTCAACGGCGAAACGGAGCCACAATCGGACTACTACGTCGCCATTGTCTGCGAAGAGGAGGTGGTTTTGCTCGTTGGCGATCAGAAAAAAGACGCATTCAGAAAAACTGGCTGCCGGCCGTCGCTCATAGAGCCGATTCTGGTTTCGAGGAGGGAGCATTTGTTCGGGAAGAGGAAGTTTTCGACACGAATCAAGTTTCACGAGAAGGAGAATTTCCATGAGATTTTGATCGAGTGCAGCAACGGCTCAGATGGGTCTGATCCGGAGTTGGAGATAAAGATTGATGGGATCCAAGCCGTTCGTGTGAAGCGGCTTCACTGGAAGTTCAGAGGCAATGATTGTGTTGATGTGAACAGAAACAGAGTTGAAGTTTTCTGGGATGTTCATGATTGGCTGTTTTGCTCCGGTCCGAGGCACGGAATGTTTATATTTAAGCCGGTGTCGGCGGAGCATACGGCTGAGCCCCCGTCGCTTTCGGCCGTTGACCAATCTTTGACCGAAAAGGTAGGTTCTGGTGTGGTAGTCGAGCATGATAACGCGGGTGGGGCATCCTCTgtgttttctttatttgtctATGCGTGGAGGGTGGAATGA
- the LOC126607856 gene encoding LOW QUALITY PROTEIN: GDSL esterase/lipase At3g26430-like (The sequence of the model RefSeq protein was modified relative to this genomic sequence to represent the inferred CDS: inserted 1 base in 1 codon) encodes MESHSSRILVVTILVSLTSSLAPVSLVLASTSCKFPAIFNFGDSNSDTSGFSAVFGQAGPPHGQSYFHXPAGRYCDGLLVIDFSAKSLGFPFLSAYLDSMGSNFTHGTNFATSSPTVRPPNTTLRQIGISPISLDVQYDQFYDFPSRSQIVRSRGSYLIINIYQTNELIYMQVLSFFLNYFFQDHAIKVVNAVSKKKIKKDPLSSSLYKNKAVYLSTLLPLSLSLCTQHMEFVFLKHHVLFGLVIWATLLPSPGICTGPCSFPAIFNFGDSNSDTGGLSAAFGQAPYPNGETYFHVPSGRFSDGRLVIDFIAESLGLPHLSAFLDSMGSNFSHGANFATAGSTVIPPNTTISQGGASPISLDVQLLQFSDFRTRSQIYRTKGELFEKSLPKEEYFSQALYTFDIGQNDITAGYKLNWTAAQVKAYLPYVLTQLSNAIKSVYSQGGRSFWIHNTGPLGCLPYVLVRFVTDPAQINKYGCADQIDEVAKCFNQRLKEAVVQLKKDLPLAAITYVDVYSVKYTLITQAKKYGFENPLIACCGHGGKYNFDRYAKCGAKKMINGTETLIAKSCDDPTVRINWDGTHFTEAANKWIFQQIVNGSFSDPPNPLKTACRCG; translated from the exons ATGGAATCACATTCCTCAAGAATACTAGTTGTGACAATTTTGGTGTCGCTCACGTCGAGCTTGGCACCGGTATCATTGGTTTTGGCCTCGACTTCATGCAAGTTTCCGGCTATTTTCAACTTCGGTGACTCAAACTCCGACACCAGTGGCTTCTCTGCAGTTTTCGGCCAGGCGGGTCCGCCTCATGGTCAGTCTTATTTTC CACCGGCCGGTCGTTATTGCGATGGCCTCCTTGTCATTGAT ttttcagCTAAAAGCCTCGGATTTCCATTTCTTAGTGCATATCTTGATTCAATGGGCAGCAACTTCACTCATGGAACCAACTTTGCAACGTCATCCCCAACCGTAAGACCCCCGAACACAACTCTTCGTCAAATTGGAATTAGTCCAATCTCCTTGGACGTCCAATACGACCAGTTCTACGATTTTCCTTCGAGATCCCAAATCGTTCGTAGTCGAGGTTCGTA TTTAATCATCAATATCTATCAAACAAATGAACTCATATACATGCAAGTACTatctttctttttaaattattttttccaaGACCATGCTATCAAAGTGGTCAATGCGGTTAGcaagaaaaagataaagaaagaCCCTCTTTCGTCGTCTCTCTATAAAAACAAGGCCGTCTACTTGTCTACACTTCTCCCCTTGAGTCTCTCTCTATGCACTCAACACATGgaatttgttttcttaaaacaTCATGTTCTCTTCGGCCTTGTAATTTGGGCAACACTGCTTCCGAGTCCCGGCATTTGCACAGGGCCATGCTCTTTTCCGGCCATATTCAATTTCGGAGATTCGAACTCGGACACCGGGGGTTTATCTGCAGCATTCGGACAAGCCCCTTACCCCAACGGAGAGACCTACTTTCACGTCCCGTCCGGCCGTTTCTCCGACGGCCGTCTTGTAATCGATTTCATAG CGGAAAGCTTGGGGTTGCCTCATCTGAGCGCATTTCTTGACTCGATGGGATCAAACTTCAGCCATGGAGCCAATTTTGCCACAGCTGGATCAACCGTTATACCTCCAAACACAACCATTTCCCAAGGTGGGGCGAGTCCCATCTCATTAGACGTGCAGCTTCTTCAATTCTCCGACTTCCGCACACGATCCCAAATTTATCGCACAAAAG GCGAATTATTCGAGAAATCGCTGCCGAAGGAAGAGTACTTTTCTCAAGCCCTATATACCTTTGACATCGGCCAAAATGATATCACTGCTGGCTACAAACTCAATTGGACCGCAGCACAAGTCAAGGCATATCTTCCATATGTACTCACCCAGCTCTCAAATGCCATCAAG AGTGTATATAGTCAAGGAGGAAGATCGTTTTGGATACATAACACAGGCCCATTGGGCTGCCTCCCTTATGTTTTGGTCCGGTTCGTCACTGATCCAgcccaaataaataaatatgggtGTGCAGATCAGATCGATGAGGTGGCCAAATGTTTCAATCAAAGATTAAAGGAAGCTGTGGTTCAACTCAAGAAAGATCTTCCGTTGGCTGCAATCACCTATGTGGATGTCTACTCAGTAAAGTACACCCTCATCACCCAAGCCAAAAAATATG GTTTTGAGAATCCCCTCATCGCGTGTTGCGGTCACGGTGGTAAATATAACTTCGACCGGTACGCAAAGTGCGGGGCCAAGAAAATGATCAACGGCACGGAGACGTTGATAGCCAAATCATGCGATGATCCAACGGTTCGGATCAACTGGGACGGGACCCACTTCACGGAGGCAGCCAACAAGTGGATATTCCAACAAATTGTGAACGGCTCCTTTTCGGACCCACCAAACCCTTTGAAAACGGCCTGTCGTTGCGGTTAG
- the LOC126607987 gene encoding uncharacterized protein LOC126607987 isoform X2: MRLIVTTFVGVVFGFLIGASFPTLSLTKLNLSSSLRPTIDLSYNEDLKSDISSQALLSSWSSASSKNSTSQDQSSNGTLRIWVPSNPRGAEMLPPGIVAAESDFYLRRLWGNPSEDVTIKPRYLVTFTVGLNQKRNIDAAVKKFSENFTILLFHYDGQTTEWDDLEWSKRAIHVSVRKQTKWWYAKRFLHPDIVAPYDYIFIWDEDLGVEHFNSEEYIRLVRKHGLEISQPGLEPNKGLTWQMTKRRGDREVHKQTEEKPGWCTDPLLPPCAAFIEIMAPVFSRSAWRCVWHMIQNDLVHGWGLDFALRKCVEPAHDKIGVVDSQWIVHQTVPSLGSQGESENGKAPWQGVRERCRKEWTMFQKRVSNAENAYFKAIGVDPSTSKAH, from the exons ATGAGGCTTATTGTGACAACTTTTGTAGGAGTAGTTTTTGGGTTCTTGATAGGTGCATCCTTTCCAACATTGTCACTAACAAAG CTGAATCTCTCATCCAGCCTTCGTCCAACTATTGATCTGTCATACAACGAGGACCTGAAATCAGACATCTCCAGCCAAGCACTTCTAAGTTCTTGGTCTTCTGCAAGTagtaaaaatagcacaagtcaAGATCAGAGTTCAAATGGCACATTGAGG ATTTGGGTGCCATCAAATCCCAGAGGTGCAGAAATGCTACCACCAGGAATTGTTGCAGCCGAGTCAGACTTCTACTTGCGCAGATTATGGGGCAATCCTAGTGAG GACGTGACCATCAAACCAAGGTACCTTGTGACATTCACTGTGGGTTTGAATCAGAAAAGGAATATCGATGCAGCAGTGAAAaag TTTTCAGAGAACTTTACGATTCTCCTTTTTCATTATGATGGCCAAACAACTGAGTGGGATGACCTGGAGTGGTCTAAGCGTGCTATACATGTTAGTGTTCGTAAGCAGACTAAATG GTGGTATGCCAAGCGGTTTTTGCATCCTGACATTGTGGCCCCATACGACTACATATTTATCTGGGATGAAGACCTGGGAGTAGAGCATTTTAATTCAGAAGA ATACATTAGACTAGTGAGGAAGCATGGTTTGGAGATTTCACAGCCTGGTTTGGAACCCAACAaaggtttaacatggcagatgaCAAAGAGGAGAGGCGATCGTGAAGTTCACAA ACAAACAGAGGAGAAACCGGGCTGGTGCACTGACCCACTTCTGCCTCCATGTGCAGC CTTTATTGAAATCATGGCTCCAGTATTTTCTCGTAGTGCCTGGCGCTGTGTGTGGCATATGATTCAG AATGACTTGGTCCACGGCTGGGGTCTTGACTTTGCCCTGAGAAAATGTGTAGAG CCTGCGCATGATAAGATCGGCGTTGTAGATTCTCAGTGGATCGTTCATCAAACTGTTCCTTCATTGGGGAGCCAG GGTGAATCAGAAAATGGAAAGGCGCCATGGCAAGGG GTAAGGGAAAGGTGCAGAAAGGAATGGACGATGTTTCAGAAGCGAGTATCAAATGCAGAAAATGCCTACTTCAAGGCTATCGGGGTAGATCCCTCAACTTCAAAGGCCCATTAG
- the LOC126607987 gene encoding uncharacterized protein LOC126607987 isoform X1, producing MYSQKLVNKMGILSRSAGGRKPNETMRLIVTTFVGVVFGFLIGASFPTLSLTKLNLSSSLRPTIDLSYNEDLKSDISSQALLSSWSSASSKNSTSQDQSSNGTLRIWVPSNPRGAEMLPPGIVAAESDFYLRRLWGNPSEDVTIKPRYLVTFTVGLNQKRNIDAAVKKFSENFTILLFHYDGQTTEWDDLEWSKRAIHVSVRKQTKWWYAKRFLHPDIVAPYDYIFIWDEDLGVEHFNSEEYIRLVRKHGLEISQPGLEPNKGLTWQMTKRRGDREVHKQTEEKPGWCTDPLLPPCAAFIEIMAPVFSRSAWRCVWHMIQNDLVHGWGLDFALRKCVEPAHDKIGVVDSQWIVHQTVPSLGSQGESENGKAPWQGVRERCRKEWTMFQKRVSNAENAYFKAIGVDPSTSKAH from the exons ATGTATAGTCAGAAGCTTGTAAATAAAATGGGAATCCTTTCACGCAG TGCGGGTGGTAGGAAACCAAATGAGACTATGAGGCTTATTGTGACAACTTTTGTAGGAGTAGTTTTTGGGTTCTTGATAGGTGCATCCTTTCCAACATTGTCACTAACAAAG CTGAATCTCTCATCCAGCCTTCGTCCAACTATTGATCTGTCATACAACGAGGACCTGAAATCAGACATCTCCAGCCAAGCACTTCTAAGTTCTTGGTCTTCTGCAAGTagtaaaaatagcacaagtcaAGATCAGAGTTCAAATGGCACATTGAGG ATTTGGGTGCCATCAAATCCCAGAGGTGCAGAAATGCTACCACCAGGAATTGTTGCAGCCGAGTCAGACTTCTACTTGCGCAGATTATGGGGCAATCCTAGTGAG GACGTGACCATCAAACCAAGGTACCTTGTGACATTCACTGTGGGTTTGAATCAGAAAAGGAATATCGATGCAGCAGTGAAAaag TTTTCAGAGAACTTTACGATTCTCCTTTTTCATTATGATGGCCAAACAACTGAGTGGGATGACCTGGAGTGGTCTAAGCGTGCTATACATGTTAGTGTTCGTAAGCAGACTAAATG GTGGTATGCCAAGCGGTTTTTGCATCCTGACATTGTGGCCCCATACGACTACATATTTATCTGGGATGAAGACCTGGGAGTAGAGCATTTTAATTCAGAAGA ATACATTAGACTAGTGAGGAAGCATGGTTTGGAGATTTCACAGCCTGGTTTGGAACCCAACAaaggtttaacatggcagatgaCAAAGAGGAGAGGCGATCGTGAAGTTCACAA ACAAACAGAGGAGAAACCGGGCTGGTGCACTGACCCACTTCTGCCTCCATGTGCAGC CTTTATTGAAATCATGGCTCCAGTATTTTCTCGTAGTGCCTGGCGCTGTGTGTGGCATATGATTCAG AATGACTTGGTCCACGGCTGGGGTCTTGACTTTGCCCTGAGAAAATGTGTAGAG CCTGCGCATGATAAGATCGGCGTTGTAGATTCTCAGTGGATCGTTCATCAAACTGTTCCTTCATTGGGGAGCCAG GGTGAATCAGAAAATGGAAAGGCGCCATGGCAAGGG GTAAGGGAAAGGTGCAGAAAGGAATGGACGATGTTTCAGAAGCGAGTATCAAATGCAGAAAATGCCTACTTCAAGGCTATCGGGGTAGATCCCTCAACTTCAAAGGCCCATTAG